Within Streptomyces roseirectus, the genomic segment TCGTCAGCCACTTCGAGACCCGTTGCCGCGGCGTCGTCGTCGTGCCCTTCGACGAACACCTCGCGGCCGGCGCGGAAGTCGACCTCGACATGATGCGCCCCAAGGTCCGCGAGGCGTACTTCCACCTCGCCTCCCTGGTCGCCGAGGACTTCGTCCGCCACCAGCAGTCCCACGGCCTGTGGACAAGCGACGGCAACCCACCCCCGGTAGCGGCCCCCCCGATGCCGGGCCAGCAGATGCCGCCGTACCCCGGCCAGCCGTACCCGCAGCAGGGGCAGCAGCCGTATCCCCCGTACCAGCCGCCGCGGCAGTAGACGACAAGAGGGCCGGTGCTCGAAGGAGCACCGGCCCTTTTTGTTCGACTCTCAGCCCTCTTCGGCCGCCGCCACCAACTCCCGGCACTTCTTCACATCCAGCGCCATCTGCTCCAACAACGCGTCCAGCGAGTCGAACTTGGCCTGCCCCCGCACGTACGCCAAAAAGTCGACGCACACATGCAACCCGTACAGATCAAGCCCCACCCGGTCGATGGCGTACGCCTCAACCGTACGCGTCGTCCCGTCGAACTGCGGATTCGTACCGACGGAGATCGCGGCCGGCATAGCCTCCCCCGCCGCGTGCAACCACCCCGCGTACACCCCGTCCGCCGGAACGGCCGTGTGCGGCAGGGTCTCGACGTTGGCGGTGGGGAACCCCAACTCCCGCCCCCGCTGGGCCCCGTGGACGACGACACCCTCAACTCGATGCGGCCGCCCCAGGATTTCACCGGCCCCCTCGACATCCCCCTCGGCGACCAGACGCCGCGTCAGAGTGGACGAGAACGGCTGTCCCCCGCCCGCCTCCCCCGCGACGAACAGATCCACGACCTCGACCTCGAAGTCGTACACCTTCCCCTGCTCCGCCAGAAACTCGACGTTCCCCGCCGCCCGGTGCCCGAACCGGAAGTTGGGCCCCTCGACGACCGCCTTCGCGTGCAGCTTGTCGACGAGGACCTTGACGACGAACTCGGCCGGCGAGAGCTTGGAGAACTCGGTGGTGAACGGCAGCACCAGCACCGCGTCCACCCCCAGCCCGGCCATCAGGTCGGCGCGCCGGTGATGCGGCGCGAGCAGCGGCGGATGACTCCCCGGCCGCACGACCTCGCTGGGGTGCGGATCGAACGTGACGACGACGGCCGGCACCCCGAGTTCCCGCGCCCGCTCCACCGCGTGCCGGACGATCAGCTGGTGGCCGCGGTGGACGCCGTCGTAGGAACCGATGGTGACGACGCTGCGCCCCCAGTCCTGGGGGATGTCCTCCAAGCCACGCCAGCGCTGCACTGTGACCGCTCCTCGAACCCGTGTCCGTACCGTTTCTTAAGACTGCGCAGGTCTAAGGGTGCCATGTCCGACGGCCCCCGTTCTCATCGGCATCCGCGCTGTGACAGGGCGCACGCGTTCACGCCGGGGCGCCGGCTCCCGCCAGGTTCTCGATCATGCGGCGGGCGGCGGGGCCGACGACCGTCGCCCACTCGTCCGGCGCCTCGGTGAGCCAGCCGGCGACGCGCGCGGCGAAGCCGGGCACGTGGCGGCCGAGGTCGACCAGGCCGCGGTCGAAGCGGGTGGCGCCGTCGGGCGTGCGGACGAGGAGGCGGCCGGTGCGGTGGACCAGGTCGCGGGAGCGGTGGCGGGCGGCGGCGTGCAGGAAGGTCGTGAGGACGGCGGGGTCGTCCTCGTGGGCGAGCAGGAACTCGCGCAGTTCCGCGCGCAGGGCGGAGTCGTCCGGGGTGGCGAGGACGGCCGCGAGCGCGGAGCGCACCTGGTGGGGGGCGGTCGTCAGGAGCGAGGTGACCAGGGGGTGGAGGACGGCCCGCGCGGGCGTGCCCTGGGCGAGCCGCGCGTCGACGTAGCCGGCGACCGCCTCCGCCGTCTCCGGGCGGCGTTCCACCGTCTCCCGCACCATGATCGCGATGCGGCGGGTCAGGGGGTGGGTGGTGACGCCGGCCAGGGCGCGCAGGGTGGTCGCCGGGTCGGTGTCGGGGCGGTTCAGGCGGGTGCGGAAGGCTTTCAGGACCGGTTCGGGGTGGGTTGTCAGCGCCGGGAGCAGGGCGGTCGCGGGGAGCCCGGGGTCGGCGGCGGTGAAGTGGGCCAGGGCCTGCGGGAGATGGGTGGCGCGGATCCGGGGGTCCTGGACGAGGAGGGCCAACGCGCCGCCCTCCAGCGGGAGTTCGGTGCGCAGTTCCTCCGCCGCGTACCTCAGGAGGTCGCGGTCGGCGTCCGTGCGGACGTGCGGGGCCGCCTTCAGGCCGTACGAGACCGCCGCGACCCGGCGCGCCGGGCGGGTGTCCCGCGCCCAGCGGTCCACCGCCCGGCACAGCGCCGAGGGCTCGTCCTCCGCGAGCGCGCCGAGCAGTTCGTCGGCCCTGCGGTGGCCGCAGCCCACCAGGACGTCCGTCAGGTCGTCCAGCGCCCGGTGCCGGTGCGCGTACAGCAGCGCCTGCGCCGCCTCGGCCACCGTCGCCTCCGGGGCGCCGGGCAGCGGGCGGTCGTCCTCGAACCACAGGGTCAGGTGGGGCTGGACGGTGGTGGGGTCGGCGGCCAGCAGCTCCGCCACGGCGTCCAGGTAGCGGGGGGCTCGCGTGTCCGGGGGCGGGTCCGCGCGCAGGAGGTGGCGCAGGAGGGTGAACAGCGGGGCCGCGGGGAGCGGGAGCGCCGTCCAGAACGCCGGGGGGAACGCCGTCGCCGGCTTCCCGGCGGCCGTCCGCGCGACCACGTGGTCCGCGACGGCGTGCAGGACCTCCAGGTACGCGGTCGCGTCCGGGACCCTCAGCAGCGTCTCCGTCAGCAGGTGCGCGGGCCACCACGCGTCCGGGGTCTCCGCCAGGGCGGACGTCAGCTTCCCCAGGTGCCGGGCCAGCCGGGGCGGTCCCTGGTGGCGTGCCGACAGGAGCAGGGCCTCCACCACGGGGCCGATCCTGTGGTGCGGGACGGGGACGAGGTGGGGGCTGCGGGGGCGGTGAGCCAGCGCGTTCAGCGCCTCCTCCAGGTCCAGGTGCGTGCCCTGGATCCAGTCGGCCAGTTCCTCGTGGGCGAACCTGTACCCCGTGCCCGCCGGTACCAGCAGGCCCTCCGCCAGCACCGCCGACGCCCACCCCGTGCCGCCGCCCAGCCTCGCCGGGGCCTGGCCCCACGGGAACACGTCCTCGAACGCCGCCCTGTCCAACTCCCCCTGTCCCGGGCCCAGGCTGCGCCTCGCCGCCTCGTGCACCTGCCCCGACACCCGCGCCGCGAGGCGCCTCACGGCGGTGCCCCTGAGCCCGTTCTCCACGGCCAGCCGCACGGCGATCCGCAGGCACATCAGGTCCAGGTAGGCGCCGAAGACGTCGTCCCTGTCCGCGTCGACGGGCGCCGGCGTACGGGGCATCGCCTCCCGCACCTCCCCGAGCAGCCGAAGACTGAGCGGATGCAGCCCCGCCCTCCCCCCGAGCGCCCCCTCAGGCACCCGATACCGCACCCGAGCGACCCTCGCCTCCTCCTCCGTGAACTCCCCGACCTCCACACACGCGGGCAACTCCGGCCGAGAGGAACGGACTTCGTCCTCGACCGCTGGACGCTCCGAGGAGCAGAGAGCGAGGGGCGTGAGCTGGTGAACGGCGGAAGGGGCCGGCGAGTTGTCATCTGATGCTGTCGCCCCCCTCCCCCCACTCCCCCTCCCCCGCCCACCCCCGTACAACATCTCCCCCGGAAACTCCGCCCCCGCGTGCTCCCAGAACTCCGGGCGGCAGGCCAGCACGAGCCGAGCGCCGGTCTCACGGAGCCAGGTCGCTGTGGCGCGGGTCCAGGAGGGGAGGCGGTGGGAGAGGAAGGGCGGCATCTCCTCGGGGGCATCGAGGAGGAGGTAGAGAGGGCGCCCGTAGCTGAGGGAGAGCCGGGAGACGATCGCGGGGGTGATGGTCTCGGCGTCGGGAGGCGCGGTGGGCGCGTCCGACGTCGTGACGATCCGCGCGGCCCGCCGCAGCGCCCGCCCCACCGCGTCCGCCAGGGACTCGTCGTCGTCCCGCAGATCCGCCCCGCGCAGCCACAGCGTCGGCGCCGGCTCGGACGACCGGTGCCGACGGGCCGCCAGCGCCGCGAGTTCCGTCGTCCGCCCGCTCCCCGGTGCCCCCACCAGCGCCAGCACCGACGCGTCCCCCCGCGCGAACGCCGCGAACTCCCGCACGACGCCGCCCCGTTCGACCGGCAGCACGGCAGAGCCCTCCGCCTCCCCGCCGCCGGGCCACCCCCCGACCCACCCCACGAGCGCCCCCACCGGCCCGTCCGACCCCACCGACGTGGCCGTCACCTCCAGCACCCCCGCCAGATTCAGGTCCGCCCCGTACGCGGGCACGGTCGCCGCGTTGCGGGCCAGCACTTCCGCGAGGGCCCCGCTGCGGCGGGCCCCCGGCCGCAGCTGCACGGCGAATCCGACGTCCCGGTGGCCGGTCTGGAGGGCCGTGCCGAGGACGGCGACGACCGTGCCCGTCGCCGCGTCGAGGACGGGACCCCCCGCGGCCCCGCCGCCGAGGCGGAGCGCGTCGCGGCCGGCGGTGCCGATGGCGAGTTCGAGGGTGTCGTCGAGGAGGTGGAACCGGTCGGTGGCCGTGTACGTGGCCTGCGCGGCGGCGAGGACCCGCGCCTCGCGCCAGCCGCCGGCGGCGACGCGGACGTACGTCCCCGTGGCGGCCCGCTCCCGGACGGAGACGGGCAGCGGGGCCATGTCCAGCCCCTCCGTGTGGACGAGCGCGAGGTCCAGCTCGGGGAGGGGGGTGACGGCGGCGGAGGTGACGACGCACGTGCGGTCCCCGGCGCCGTGCAGGACGATCCGGGGCAGCCCGTCGACGACTTCGTGCGCGGTGATCAGCGTGCCGTGGTGGTCGGCGAGGAACCCGGTGCCGCGGGGGCGCCCGGCGAGATCTCGGATGCGGACGACGACGTCGTCCGTGCCGTCCTGAGCTGCCCGTCCCCCCACCGTGTGCCTCCCGCCCGCGCCCGTCGCCCTGCTTCGACGGTAGGGCGGCGGTGATCAGCGGGACAGATCGCGGGGCGAACGCGCCCCCTCGCACTCCCTCGGTTCACTCCGAGCGCCCGCCCGGACGGGTGAACAAACACCGGCCGATGGACAACCCTGGAGTCGGGGGAACCGAGGGGGGACCGTGGAGCGGCAGGCACCCCGTGCTCGCCGCTCCACGGACAACACCCTCGGCCGAGACGGGCAAGGCCCTCAGCCGAAGACGGCCAGGCTCTTCGCCTTCCCCTTCTCCGACTCGACGAGCGCGAGAAAGCGCCCCTCCGGGTCGAAGACGGCGACGGCCCCGCGCCCGGCGTACTCGTCGGGCAGGTCGAGGCGGACCCCGTTCAGCAGCAGCCGCGCCCGCTTCACGTCGACGTCCCAGCGGGGGAACGCGGCGGCGGCGGCCTCGGCGATCGGCATGACCGTCAGCTCCTGCTGGAGCTGGTCGAGGGTGCGCGCGGAGTCCAGCTTGTAGGGCCCGACCCGGGTGCGCCGCAGCGCGGTGAGGTGCCCGCCGACACCGAGCCCGGCGCCCAGGTCGCGGGCGAGGGCGCGGATGTAGGTGCCGGAGGAGCAGACAACGGAGACGACCAGGTCGAGGACGGGTGTGCCGTCGTCGGCGACGGCCTCGCGGACGTCGTACACCTGGAAGGAGGAGATCCGCACCGGGCGGGCCGGGATCTCGAAGTCCTCGCCGTCGCGGGCCCGCTTGTAGGAGCGGACGCCGTCGATCTTGATGGCGCTGACCTTGGAGGGCACCTGCATGATGTCGCCGGTGAGCTGGGCGACGCCTTCGAGGACGGCGTCCTTGGTGACGCCGGACGCGTCGGCGGACGCCGTGATCTCGCCCTCGGCGTCGTCCGTGACCGTGGTCTGGCCGAGGCGGACGGTGCCCAGGTACTCCTTCTCGGTCAGCGCGAGGTGCCCGAGGAGCTTGGTCGCCTTCTCGACGCCCAGGACGAGGACGCCCGTCGCCATCGGGTCGAGCGTGCCGGCGTGGCCGACGCGACGGGTGCGGGCGATGCCGCGCATCTTGGCGACCACGTCGTGGGAGGTGAAGCCCGACGGCTTGTCGACGATGACGAGGCCGTCGGGCGGGGTGGGCTTGCTGGTCATTCGGCGGCGCTGTCCGTCTCGTCGTCGGGCTTCTTGTACGGGTCGGCGCCGCCCGCGTAGTCCGCGCCGGCCGATGCCTCGCGGACCTTCTCGTCGGACAGCCGTGCCTTGTCGAGCAGGTCCTCGATGGTGCGGGCGTTGTCCGGGAGGGCGTCGGCGACGAAGGTCAGGGTCGGCGTGAACTTCACGCCGGCCGCGCGGCCCACCTCGGAGCGCAGGATGCCCTTGGCGCTCTCCAGGCCCGCCGCGGCCTCGGCCCGCTCCTCCTCACCGCCGTACACCGTGTAGAAGACGGTCGCCTCCCGCAGGTCGCCGGTGACCCGAGCGTCCGTGATGGTGACGTGCGTACCGAGCCGTGGGTCCTTGATCCCGCGCTGGAGCTTGTTGGCCACCACCTCTCGGATGAGGTCCGCCAGCCTCTTGGCGCGCGCGTTGTCGGCCACTGGTCCGTCTCCTTCGTCCTACTTCACTTGCCGCTTGCTTCAGTCTTCGTCGCCGTGGAGCCTGCGTCGAACCGAAAGCAGCTCCACCTCTGGCCGCGCGGCGACAAGTCGCTCACAGCGGTCCAGTACATCTGTCAGGTGTTCCGTGTCACCCGAGACCACCGCGAGCCCGATCTCGGCCCTGCGATGGAGGTCCTGATTCCCCGTCTCCGCCACGCTCACCGCGTACTTGCGCTGTAGCTCGGCCACGATCGGACGGACGACGGAACGCTTCTCCTTCAGCGAGTGAACATCGCCGAGAAGAAGGTCGAAGGACAGAGTCCCCACGTACATGTACGGCCGGTTCACCCGCCGGCTCGGGCTCGAAGGCCCTGTCCGCCGGATGGGGACAGGGACATCGAGAACGGTACATCGATCGGGCCGGCCGGCTCGACGGATATTCCGGCACCCCCAAAGCGCCGGTCGAGCATTCTCAGCCCGTCTGGGGGCGGCAGCCCCCACAAACAACGGCGCGCTGGCCGACGGAAGCGAACTCCCGCCGGCCAGCACGAACCGTCGGCCAAGAACTAGACGCGCGGCTTCTCGCGCATCTCGTACGTCGCGATGACGTCGTCGATCTTGATGTCGTTGAAGTTGCCGAGGTTGATACCGCCCTCGAACCCTTCGCGGATCTCGGTGACGTCGTCCTTGAAGCGCCGCAGACCCTCGATGTTGAGGTTCTCCGCGATGACCTTGCCGTCGCGGACGAGGCGGGCCTTCGTGTTGCGCTTGACCTCGCCGGAGCGGATGAGGACACCGGCGATGTTGCCCAGCTTGGACGACTTGAAGACCTCGCGGATCTCCGCCGTACCCAGCTCGACCTCTTCGTACTCCGGCTTCAGCATGCCCTTCAGGGCCGCCTCGATCTCCTCGATCGCCTGGTAGATGACCGAGTAGTACCGGACGTCGACACCCTCGCGCTCGGCCATCTGCGCCGCGCGGCCGGCCGCGCGGACGTTGAAGCCGATGACGATGGCGTCCGAGCCCATGGCCAGGTCGATGTCGGACTCCGTGACCGCACCGACGCCGCGGTGCAGGACCCGGATGTCGACCTCTTCGCCGACGTCGAGCTGGAGCAGGGAGGACTCGAGGGCCTCGACGGAACCGGAAGCGTCACCCTTGATGATGAGGTTGAGCTGCTGGATCTCGCCGGCCTTGAGCACCTTGTCCAGGTCTTCGAGGGAGACCCGGCGGACACGCTTGGCGAACGCCGCGTTGCGCTCGCGAGCGGCGCGCTTCTCGGCGATCTGGCGGGCGGTGCGGTCCTCGTCGACGACGAGGAAGTTGTCGCCCGCACCCGGGACGTTGGTGAGACCGAGCACCTGGACCGGGGTCGAGGGGCCGGCTTCCGTCACGTTGTTGCCGTTGTCGTCGAGCATCGCCCGGACACGGCCGTACGCGTCACCGACGACCATCGTGTCGCCGACCCGCAGGGTGCCTCGCTGGACGAGGACCGTGGAGACGGCACCGCGACCGCGGTCGAGGCGCGACTCGATGGAAATACCCTGCGCGTCCTGGTTCGGGTTGGCCCGCAGGTCGAGCGAGGCGTCGGCGGTGAGGACGACGGCCTCCAGCAGGGAGTCGATGTGCAGACCCTGCTTGGCGGAGATGTCGACGAACATGGTGTCGCCGCCGTACTCCTCGGCCACCAGACCGTACTCGGTGAGCTGACCGCGCACCTTGGTCGGGTCGGCGCCCTCGACATCGATCTTGTTGACCGCGACGACGATCGGGACGTCGGCCGCCTTGGCGTGGTTCAGCGCCTCGACCGTCTGCGGCATGACGCCGTCGTTGGCCGCGACGACCAGGATCGCGATGTCCGTCGACCGGGCACCACGGGCACGCATGGCGGTGAACGCCTCGTGACCCGGGGTGTCGATGAAGGTGATCGCGCGGTCCTCGCCGTTGACCTCGGTCGCGACCTGGTAGGCACCGATGTGCTGGGTGATGCCACCGGCCTCGCCCGCGATGACGTTCGTCTTGCGGATCGCGTCCAGGAGTCGGGTCTTACCGTGGTCGACGTGACCCATGACGGTGACGACCGGCGGACGGACCACCAGGTCGTCCTCGTCGCCCTCGTCCTCGCCGAACTCGATGTCGAAGGAACCGAGAAGCTCGCGGTCCTCCTCCTCCGGGCTGACGATCTGAACGGTGTAGTTCATCTCGCCGGCCAGCAGCTCCAGCGTCTCGTCGGAGACGGACTGGGTGGCGGTGACCATCTCGCCGAGGTTCATCATGACCGCGACGAGGGACGCCGGGTTGGCGTTGATCTTCTCCGCGAAGTCGGTGAGTGACGCGCCGCGGGAGAGACGGATGGTCTCGCCGTTGCCGCGCGGCAGCATCACGCCGCCGACGCTCGGGGCCTGCATGGCCTCGTACTCCTGGCGCCGCTGCCGCTTCGACTTGCGACCACGACGCGCGGGACCGCCGGGACGGCCGAAGGCGCCCTGCGTGCCACCACGGCCACCGGGACCACCGGGACGACCGCCGAAGCCGGGACGGCCACCGCCGCCACCGCCACCGAAGCCGCCGCCACCACCGGGACGACCGGCGCCACCACCGGCACCGCCACCGCCGCCGGGACGGGCGAAGCCGCCACCGCCACCGGGACGGCCGGCGAAGCCGCCGCCACCGCCGGGACGACCGCCACCGCCGCCGGGACGGCCGGGACCGCCACCGGGACCACGGCCACCGGGGCCGCCGCCGGGACGCGGGCCGGCAGCCGGACGCTGCGGCATCATGCCGGGGTTGGGACGCGGACCGCCGGGACGGGGACCGCCGGGACCCGCGCCCTGCGGACGCGGCATGCCACCGGGCGAGGGGCGAGGACCGCCGGCACCGGGACCCTGCGGACGGGGACCGCCCTGCTGGCCGGGGGCCTGCGGACGCGGACCGGCGCCGGGAGCGCCACCGGGGCCGGGACGCGGACCCGCGCCCTGCGGACGGGGGCCCTGCGGACGCGGAGCACCCATACCGGCGTTGCCGCCGGACGTGAACGGGTTGTTGCCCGGACGGGGACCGGCCGGACGGGCACCGGGACGCGCGCCGGGAGCGCCACCGGGGCGCGGACCACGGTCACCGGACGGACGCTGGCCGCGGTCGCCCTGGCCCTGCGGGGCCGGACGGGCACCGGGCTTGGGGGCCGGACCGGGACGCGGACCCGCGGGACGCGGAGCCTGCGCGGCGGGCGTCTGCGGAGCCGGGGCCGACGGCGGAGCGGTGAACTCCGGGGCGGCCGGGGCCGGACGCGGCGCGGGCCGGGGGCCCGGACGCGGACCCGAGGGAGCCGGGGCGGCCGGAGCCGGCGCGGCGGGTGCCTGGGCGGCGGGCGCGGGGGTCACCGGGGCGGCCGGAGCCGCGGGTGCCTGCGCCGCCGGGGGCTTGGGGGCGGCCGGCTTCGGCGGAGCCGGTCGTGCCGACGTCGCCGGAGAGGGCGCGCCGGGCTTGGGGGCAGCCTTGCGGGGGGCGGGCTTGCCGCCGCCCTGGAAGGCGTCCGTCAGCTTGCGTACAACGGGCGCTTCGATGGTCGAAGACGCCGAACGGACGAATTCACCGAGTTCCTGGAGCTTGGCCATGACGACCTTGCTCTCCACACCGAACTCCTTGGCGAGTTCGTATACCCGGACCTTAGCCACTTCGCTCCTTTGAGGTCCGGGTTCAGTCCGGACCGTCGCTACTTCATGGGCGTACTCATCGCGTGCTCATCGAGTGCTCATCGCAATCTCGACCTACTTCCAACTCGCGCGGGGTACCTGGTCGCACGGACGGTCCGTGCACCACTTCTTACGGTGTCGCCTCGTCGGCAACGGTGGCCTGCTCGACGTATCGGCGCAACGCCTTTGTGTCGAGCGCTCCCGGGGCGCGCAGCGCCCGCGTGAACGCCCGTCGGCGTACCGCCTGGTCGAGACAGCCGAGGACGGGATGCAGATACGCACCCCGGCCGGGCAGCGTACCGCGAGGGTCGGGAGCGCATTCGTCCCCGACCGCCACGATGCGCAGCAGTCCTGTCTTGGCCGCCCGCTCCCGACACCCCACACAGGTGCGTTCAGGGCATGCTCGGGCGTGCGTCCGGCCAGACACTCTTAAGTCTACCTCCCCGCGGCGACCTCACCCCTTTGGGTCAGGAGTCGAACACGTGCCGCGATATAACTGACGTGATCCAGCCGTTGACCGGCGTGATCTATTCCCCGGCCTGCGGCTCCGGCTGCTCGGTGTCCGGCCGGATGTCGATCCGCCAGCCGGTGAGGCGGGCGGCGAGACGGGCGTTCTGCCCCTCCTTGCCGATCGCCAGCGACAGCTGGTAGTCCGGCACGGTCACCCGCGCGGAGCGC encodes:
- a CDS encoding bifunctional riboflavin kinase/FAD synthetase, with product MQRWRGLEDIPQDWGRSVVTIGSYDGVHRGHQLIVRHAVERARELGVPAVVVTFDPHPSEVVRPGSHPPLLAPHHRRADLMAGLGVDAVLVLPFTTEFSKLSPAEFVVKVLVDKLHAKAVVEGPNFRFGHRAAGNVEFLAEQGKVYDFEVEVVDLFVAGEAGGGQPFSSTLTRRLVAEGDVEGAGEILGRPHRVEGVVVHGAQRGRELGFPTANVETLPHTAVPADGVYAGWLHAAGEAMPAAISVGTNPQFDGTTRTVEAYAIDRVGLDLYGLHVCVDFLAYVRGQAKFDSLDALLEQMALDVKKCRELVAAAEEG
- a CDS encoding trypsin-like peptidase domain-containing protein; translation: MGGRAAQDGTDDVVVRIRDLAGRPRGTGFLADHHGTLITAHEVVDGLPRIVLHGAGDRTCVVTSAAVTPLPELDLALVHTEGLDMAPLPVSVRERAATGTYVRVAAGGWREARVLAAAQATYTATDRFHLLDDTLELAIGTAGRDALRLGGGAAGGPVLDAATGTVVAVLGTALQTGHRDVGFAVQLRPGARRSGALAEVLARNAATVPAYGADLNLAGVLEVTATSVGSDGPVGALVGWVGGWPGGGEAEGSAVLPVERGGVVREFAAFARGDASVLALVGAPGSGRTTELAALAARRHRSSEPAPTLWLRGADLRDDDESLADAVGRALRRAARIVTTSDAPTAPPDAETITPAIVSRLSLSYGRPLYLLLDAPEEMPPFLSHRLPSWTRATATWLRETGARLVLACRPEFWEHAGAEFPGEMLYGGGRGRGSGGRGATASDDNSPAPSAVHQLTPLALCSSERPAVEDEVRSSRPELPACVEVGEFTEEEARVARVRYRVPEGALGGRAGLHPLSLRLLGEVREAMPRTPAPVDADRDDVFGAYLDLMCLRIAVRLAVENGLRGTAVRRLAARVSGQVHEAARRSLGPGQGELDRAAFEDVFPWGQAPARLGGGTGWASAVLAEGLLVPAGTGYRFAHEELADWIQGTHLDLEEALNALAHRPRSPHLVPVPHHRIGPVVEALLLSARHQGPPRLARHLGKLTSALAETPDAWWPAHLLTETLLRVPDATAYLEVLHAVADHVVARTAAGKPATAFPPAFWTALPLPAAPLFTLLRHLLRADPPPDTRAPRYLDAVAELLAADPTTVQPHLTLWFEDDRPLPGAPEATVAEAAQALLYAHRHRALDDLTDVLVGCGHRRADELLGALAEDEPSALCRAVDRWARDTRPARRVAAVSYGLKAAPHVRTDADRDLLRYAAEELRTELPLEGGALALLVQDPRIRATHLPQALAHFTAADPGLPATALLPALTTHPEPVLKAFRTRLNRPDTDPATTLRALAGVTTHPLTRRIAIMVRETVERRPETAEAVAGYVDARLAQGTPARAVLHPLVTSLLTTAPHQVRSALAAVLATPDDSALRAELREFLLAHEDDPAVLTTFLHAAARHRSRDLVHRTGRLLVRTPDGATRFDRGLVDLGRHVPGFAARVAGWLTEAPDEWATVVGPAARRMIENLAGAGAPA
- the truB gene encoding tRNA pseudouridine(55) synthase TruB; translation: MTSKPTPPDGLVIVDKPSGFTSHDVVAKMRGIARTRRVGHAGTLDPMATGVLVLGVEKATKLLGHLALTEKEYLGTVRLGQTTVTDDAEGEITASADASGVTKDAVLEGVAQLTGDIMQVPSKVSAIKIDGVRSYKRARDGEDFEIPARPVRISSFQVYDVREAVADDGTPVLDLVVSVVCSSGTYIRALARDLGAGLGVGGHLTALRRTRVGPYKLDSARTLDQLQQELTVMPIAEAAAAAFPRWDVDVKRARLLLNGVRLDLPDEYAGRGAVAVFDPEGRFLALVESEKGKAKSLAVFG
- the rbfA gene encoding 30S ribosome-binding factor RbfA, encoding MADNARAKRLADLIREVVANKLQRGIKDPRLGTHVTITDARVTGDLREATVFYTVYGGEEERAEAAAGLESAKGILRSEVGRAAGVKFTPTLTFVADALPDNARTIEDLLDKARLSDEKVREASAGADYAGGADPYKKPDDETDSAAE
- a CDS encoding DUF503 domain-containing protein, which gives rise to MYVGTLSFDLLLGDVHSLKEKRSVVRPIVAELQRKYAVSVAETGNQDLHRRAEIGLAVVSGDTEHLTDVLDRCERLVAARPEVELLSVRRRLHGDED
- the infB gene encoding translation initiation factor IF-2 codes for the protein MAKVRVYELAKEFGVESKVVMAKLQELGEFVRSASSTIEAPVVRKLTDAFQGGGKPAPRKAAPKPGAPSPATSARPAPPKPAAPKPPAAQAPAAPAAPVTPAPAAQAPAAPAPAAPAPSGPRPGPRPAPRPAPAAPEFTAPPSAPAPQTPAAQAPRPAGPRPGPAPKPGARPAPQGQGDRGQRPSGDRGPRPGGAPGARPGARPAGPRPGNNPFTSGGNAGMGAPRPQGPRPQGAGPRPGPGGAPGAGPRPQAPGQQGGPRPQGPGAGGPRPSPGGMPRPQGAGPGGPRPGGPRPNPGMMPQRPAAGPRPGGGPGGRGPGGGPGRPGGGGGRPGGGGGFAGRPGGGGGFARPGGGGGAGGGAGRPGGGGGFGGGGGGGRPGFGGRPGGPGGRGGTQGAFGRPGGPARRGRKSKRQRRQEYEAMQAPSVGGVMLPRGNGETIRLSRGASLTDFAEKINANPASLVAVMMNLGEMVTATQSVSDETLELLAGEMNYTVQIVSPEEEDRELLGSFDIEFGEDEGDEDDLVVRPPVVTVMGHVDHGKTRLLDAIRKTNVIAGEAGGITQHIGAYQVATEVNGEDRAITFIDTPGHEAFTAMRARGARSTDIAILVVAANDGVMPQTVEALNHAKAADVPIVVAVNKIDVEGADPTKVRGQLTEYGLVAEEYGGDTMFVDISAKQGLHIDSLLEAVVLTADASLDLRANPNQDAQGISIESRLDRGRGAVSTVLVQRGTLRVGDTMVVGDAYGRVRAMLDDNGNNVTEAGPSTPVQVLGLTNVPGAGDNFLVVDEDRTARQIAEKRAARERNAAFAKRVRRVSLEDLDKVLKAGEIQQLNLIIKGDASGSVEALESSLLQLDVGEEVDIRVLHRGVGAVTESDIDLAMGSDAIVIGFNVRAAGRAAQMAEREGVDVRYYSVIYQAIEEIEAALKGMLKPEYEEVELGTAEIREVFKSSKLGNIAGVLIRSGEVKRNTKARLVRDGKVIAENLNIEGLRRFKDDVTEIREGFEGGINLGNFNDIKIDDVIATYEMREKPRV
- a CDS encoding YlxR family protein, with product MSGRTHARACPERTCVGCRERAAKTGLLRIVAVGDECAPDPRGTLPGRGAYLHPVLGCLDQAVRRRAFTRALRAPGALDTKALRRYVEQATVADEATP